The genomic segment TGACCTGTTGACGCTTTAAACTTTGACGTACCCTGTGCTCGGTGCGCGGAACATTCCCGGGATTTTCACGGTTGGTCGACGTGAAAGGAGCAAAACATGACCGACGATCCAAAAGACCCGAAAAGACCTCAGGACATCCCGCCGGGAGAGACGCCGGATTCGCTACCGGATCTTCCCGAGCGCCCGATTGAAGAGCCCGGGCCGGATGTTGTCCCGGAGGAAGCCCCCGATATCACGCCGGTCCCAGAGGAGGACGTCCCGACAAAGATGGGGAAGTAGGTTGCCTGCGCAGGCTGCACAAATTTCCTCGATCTGAAGGGAACCACTCGCCCGAGTGGCATTTATCGGCCCGGTTAGACGGGGAATTATGAAATGCTTTCTGTGGCTTGGGACAACGCACTCGCGATCCTCCTTCCCGGTATGCCCCGGGCAATCGAGATCAAAGATCCACGGAACGCGATGTTCGTGCTGGCGGAAAGATGGCCGGTGACCTACGGCCGCGCGTTTCAGCGGGCACTCGCATTTTGCGCCAAGGCACTCGAGGGCAAATGCTCGCCGTCCAGAGCGCGGTTGGCGTTCCTCGCGGCGGCGCGAGAAGCGGACGTCGCGGTCGTTCGCTAAGGGTTCGCCACCGCACGGCTCGTGCGTGCCTGTCATGGAACGAATGCGCCGTTCTCGGCATTTCGCCGCCATACGATGTTGGCTCGTCGCCCCGCTACCGAAGCGGGGCGTCTTTTTGGAGCCCAACAGGAGGTCGCCATGAATGTCAGAATTCCTTCGCCGCAACAGCCGACAACCGATCCTGATGTCACGCTGGAATGCGAGCACGCGGTTGACGGCGCAGTGCGTGAGATCGTCGATCATGCCATCGTCGCCGGTTGGCCGCCCGAAGTGGCATTTGAGGCAATCAAACGCGCTGCCGAACGTCAGGCGGCGGCCTATCGCGAAGATCCAGATCCGGCAGACGACCCGGCCGAAGCTCGCGCGCCGACCGGCTTTTCGCTAGCACCGTTCTAATGGTCGTCGATGAAGATCGCGACCTACAACGTCAACGGGGTCAACGGACGCCTCGCCGTGCTGCTTCGATGGCTGAAGGAGGATTCCCCTGACGTCGTATGCCTTCAGGAACTGAAATCACCGAACGATCGGTTCCCACGCGCAGAACTTGAGCGCGCCGGATATGGCGCGGTCTGGCACGGCCAGAAAAGCTGGAATGGTGTCGCGATTCTCGCCAAAGGCCTTGTTCCCCTCCTGACGCGGCGCGGCCTGCCGGGCGATCCCGACGATACGCACAGTCGCTATATCGAGGCCGCGGTCGACGGCCTTCTAGTCGGTTGCCTCTATCTTCCGAACGGCAACCCCGCGCCCGGCGCCAAATTCGATTACAAGCTTCGCTGGTTTCAGCGGCTTCACGCCTATGCCGGCGAGCTCATCGATCTCGACGTTCCCGCCCTGCTGGTTGGCGACTATAACGTCGTGCCGACGGACCTGGATGTCTATGCGCCGGAGCGTTGGCGCGACGATGCACTGTTTCGCCCGGAGGTTCGCAAGGCCTATGCCGAACTGGTTTCGCAAGGCTGGACCGATGCCATCCGCCATCTCCATCCCGACGAGCGGATCTATACGTTCTGGAAATATTGGCGCCATGCCTTCGAACGCGACGCGGGCCTGCGGATCGACCACTTCCTGCTCAGTCCCGCTGTCGCCCCCTGGCTGCGTTCGGCGAGCGTGCGGCGCCGGCCGCGCGGCTGGGATCACACCAGCGACCACGCACCAGTCATGATCGAAATCGAGTCGCCATCGGATTGATCTCAGGCTGAAGCGCGTTGCCCACTCCTGCGCTCGCGCGACCGCGCAGCCCGCCGCGCGTCGCGTAGTTCCTCGATGGTCGGAAACCACCAGCCACGCTGGCGCTCGTCATCCTGAGGTGCGGACTTCGACGGCCACGTCTGTACGAGTTCTTCCAGCGACGGAACGCGCCACGATCCCCAGACCTGGTCATCGGAGATGTCGGGATAGAGATCGGCGACCTCCTCATGCTCGACCAACTCACCGGTGATGTCGCTGACGACGATGATGCCATAGGCGGCAGTGGCGACGGGCCGGTTCAGCGGCGGCAGGTCGCCCGCCGGAAGGGGAATGCGCCGACGCCGGCGCTCGGCCGTGCGACGACGGGCGTTCCGTTCGTCCTCGGTGCCCTTTCGCGCTTCGGCGCGCTTGCGGCGCTCGTCCGGCTCACAGCGCTGGGCCTCGGCCTCGATCGCCTGCCAGTGATGAACAAGCTCATCGTAAGACGCGAAGGGAATGCGCCACACCTTGTTGTCACCGTCCCACCGCGCGAACGGCACCTGCCGGATTTCCTCGACCAGCTTTCGCGAGTAGGGCGTTCTGATGCGAAACCCGTCCTTGTCGACACTCAGATATGGGCTGAGGATCGGCTCGAAGGCGAAGGCGTCCCTGCCCTTTTCTTCTGCAAACGGATCGGCGCGGGATTCTTCCTTAGCTTTCCAGCGGTCGAAGCGCCGCAGGGCTGTCTTTCCAGGGACGAGCCAAGCTTTGCGCCGATCGCTCCAACGGGCACGGGGAAATTCCTGCCGGAAACGCTGGACCGTCATCCGGTCGAACGGAAACGAGACGGCGACATGCTCGTCGCCGTCATCGTCGGTCATGGTCCCAGGTTCGGAATCGTCGCCCATGCCTTCATCCAATGGAACAACGGCTCAGTGCTTGGTATGCCTGTCGCCGCGGTCGCCCTCGCCCGGTTTGGCCTCGGTTTGTGCCTTGTGACGGCGATCAGCGGAAAGCGACTTCCCGACATCGACGCTTTCCTTGAACTGGCCTTTTTCGTCCCGGCGGACATAGCGCTTGTCGGTTCCGGTATCGATGGTCTCACGCTTCGTCATGACATTCTTCCTTTCGGTTACGGTTTCGGAAGAACGCACGATCTCATCAAAAAGATGCAGCGAATCAAAGGCATATTCCAGACTCGCCATAGTGGAGCAGAGACGCGTCTAAGTTATTGATTTTTGATTCATTTTCGAATCGGAACAAATTCG from the Shinella zoogloeoides genome contains:
- a CDS encoding DUF982 domain-containing protein, translating into MLSVAWDNALAILLPGMPRAIEIKDPRNAMFVLAERWPVTYGRAFQRALAFCAKALEGKCSPSRARLAFLAAAREADVAVVR
- the xth gene encoding exodeoxyribonuclease III; translated protein: MKIATYNVNGVNGRLAVLLRWLKEDSPDVVCLQELKSPNDRFPRAELERAGYGAVWHGQKSWNGVAILAKGLVPLLTRRGLPGDPDDTHSRYIEAAVDGLLVGCLYLPNGNPAPGAKFDYKLRWFQRLHAYAGELIDLDVPALLVGDYNVVPTDLDVYAPERWRDDALFRPEVRKAYAELVSQGWTDAIRHLHPDERIYTFWKYWRHAFERDAGLRIDHFLLSPAVAPWLRSASVRRRPRGWDHTSDHAPVMIEIESPSD